One Gemmatimonadota bacterium genomic window, CCGCACTGGATGTACATGCGCACGTCGGGGTGTACCCGCTGGCCCTGCGCGCGCGCCTCTGAGAGCACCGACGCGTACATGTCCATGTCCTCCTTCTTGCCCGCCGTGCAGGAGCCCGCGTAGGCGGCGTCGATGCGGATGGGCTCGGCGTCCAGCTCGTCGATGTAGAGGCCGTTCCCGGGGTCGCCGGGCAGCGCCACCATCGGCCGGATCTCCGAGGCGTCGATTTCGATGACCTTGGCGTACTGGGCGCCGGCGTCCGACTCCAGGCCCTGGCACAGCGCCCGGGCGCGGTCGGGGTCCATGCCGCGCTCCTCGACCAGGTACTGCGCGGCCTTCTCGTCGGGCGCGACGATGCCGGTGAACGCGCCCACTTCCGCGGCCATGTTGGTCATGGTGGCGCGCTCGTCCACGCTCAGCGCCCGGACCGCCTCGCCCGCGTACTCGATGATCTGGCCTATCGCGTGCCCGTCGCGCACATACGGGTGCCGCAGGATCTCCAGCATGAAGTCCTTGGCGGTGACGTGGTCCGGCTTCTCGCCGCTGACCACCACCTTGAAGGACTTGGGCACGCGCACGCGCACGTCCTTGGTGATCCAGGAGTTGAAGATCGCGGTGGTGCCGACGCCGAAGGCAATGCAGCCGATCGCGCCGGAGTGCGGCGTGTGCGAGTCGGTGCCTACGATCAGCATGCCGGGCTCGGCGTAGGTCTCGAGCATCTTGGAGTGGCAGATCGCCTCCGAGCCCAGCCTCGCCCCGAGTCGCTCGCCGTACAGCTTGATGCCCTGCTTGTCGGCGAACTGCTGCTGCTTGTCCTTGAGCATGCGCGCCACGTCCAGCAGGCCGAGCTGGACGCGCTCGGGCGGCATCACCTCGTGCAGGTAGGTGAGGTGGTCGCGGAACATGATCACCGAGTCGGGATCGGTGACGCGCGCGTCCTCCCCCAGCTTCTCCTCGAAGAAGATCGCCGCCATGGGCGTCACGTACTCGTGGCTGAAGCGGAAGTCGGTGCGCACGAAGCCGCTATCGCCGGGCTGCACCCAGGGCACCCCATCGACGCCCTTCGCCGCGTCCACCACCCAGTTCCGCGCGAAGATCTTCTCGGCCGCGGTCATGGAGCGGGGCGCCGCCGGGGCGCCGTTCCCGCCCGCGGTGGAGGCGCCTGCCGACGCCACTCCGAGCGCGACCCCTTCCGCCCCCTGCGCGGCCACCTCCGCCCCCTGCGCGATCACCTCCACCCCCTGCGACGCGATGCGCGGGATGTCGGCCTCGCCGCGCAGGCGCGCGACGTTGAACTCGAACAGCCCCCCGTATTCGATTATCTGGCGGGTGATGCCGTCCTTGCCGTCGGTGAACTCGGTCAGCGCGATCGGCTCGCCGGCGCGGATCCGGTCGATCAGCGAGAAGTCGGTCGAGGTGAGAATGCCCAGGTTCTGGCAGTTCTCGTTGTAGATCCGCTCGATGTTCTCGGCGATCACCACGCGGATCCCGGCCATCATTTCGGCGTAAGGCGACTGCTCGCGCGAACTGCCCTTGCCGCGTCGCTTGCCGCTCACCGAGCATACGAAGCCACCGTTCTTGACCGTGCCCCGGGCGATGGGGGCTTCGCCACCCGCGCGCAGGCCCAGGTAGGGGAACTGGCCCAGCGTCTCGTCGAAGTAGTAGCAGATGTAGGCCGGGGTGATCTCGTCGGTGGAGATCTGGTCGCGCAGGTTTGCCCGCAGCTCGTCGGTCAGAGGCAGGTCCTCGCCGTCGAGCTGGCGCCGGATCAGGTCCGCGTCGTCGGCCAGGAAGAGCACGCGGCCGTCGAACGTGACGTGATCGGGGCGTTTGACGATGTCGATGGAGGAGACGTCGATGGTGCTCATGCAGCTCCGCGACTGGTTCTCTTTGGATCTATCTGGCGACGGCGGCGCACGGCCGCCGGTCGGGTCTGGCGTCGCAGAAACCTACTAAAGTGCGCGGTCTCGATCTATGCGCGCCTGGCGCGGGCCGGTCCGCGACGATGGATCCCACCCTGCCTGCGCTCGCCTGGGCGCCTTCTTCGCCCGCGACGACCGACCTGGGCGCGTGATGGTTCTCCGCGGGCAGATAGCAACTCGTTCGAAATTCGAACGAGTTGCACATCGCGAAAAAGGGACGTTGACCCCCCGTCCTAAAGGTGCCTGGACTCGATCTGCGCGCGCTCTGACGATCGACTGGGGCGTGTGTGGTCTCGCTGCGGGGAGATCGCAACTCGTTCAAGATTTGAACTGGTTGCACATCGCGAAGAGGGGAGGTTGGGACCCTCCCCGGTCTCTCGGCGTCGTCGAGTCCGTCAGCGCCCCAGCAGGATCTCCACCACCTCGGCGGGCTCGGCGGCCACCGGCGCACCGGCCGCGTCCGCCGCGTCCAGCGCGCGTCGGCGCCGGCCTTCCTCGGCCGGGGCCCAGGTGGCCAGCACGGGCCGCACCCCTGCGGCC contains:
- a CDS encoding aconitase family protein; this translates as MSTIDVSSIDIVKRPDHVTFDGRVLFLADDADLIRRQLDGEDLPLTDELRANLRDQISTDEITPAYICYYFDETLGQFPYLGLRAGGEAPIARGTVKNGGFVCSVSGKRRGKGSSREQSPYAEMMAGIRVVIAENIERIYNENCQNLGILTSTDFSLIDRIRAGEPIALTEFTDGKDGITRQIIEYGGLFEFNVARLRGEADIPRIASQGVEVIAQGAEVAAQGAEGVALGVASAGASTAGGNGAPAAPRSMTAAEKIFARNWVVDAAKGVDGVPWVQPGDSGFVRTDFRFSHEYVTPMAAIFFEEKLGEDARVTDPDSVIMFRDHLTYLHEVMPPERVQLGLLDVARMLKDKQQQFADKQGIKLYGERLGARLGSEAICHSKMLETYAEPGMLIVGTDSHTPHSGAIGCIAFGVGTTAIFNSWITKDVRVRVPKSFKVVVSGEKPDHVTAKDFMLEILRHPYVRDGHAIGQIIEYAGEAVRALSVDERATMTNMAAEVGAFTGIVAPDEKAAQYLVEERGMDPDRARALCQGLESDAGAQYAKVIEIDASEIRPMVALPGDPGNGLYIDELDAEPIRIDAAYAGSCTAGKKEDMDMYASVLSEARAQGQRVHPDVRMYIQCGSQEVRGYCEAEGYLELFEHMGAEFIEPGCGACIAAGPGTSKTADEVTISSQNRNFPGRSGPGRLYLASPYTVAASAVAGRIVEWRRGQAIEVGEAVGA